In Raphanus sativus cultivar WK10039 chromosome 5, ASM80110v3, whole genome shotgun sequence, the following proteins share a genomic window:
- the LOC108830873 gene encoding ATP sulfurylase 1, chloroplastic-like, whose product MASMSAVLSKSPFLSQPLSKPPSSSDLPSFSAASLSFPFKPHRRGGVPPIRAGLIAPDGGKLAELVVAEPRRREKKHEAAELPRVELTSIDVQWMHVLSEGWASPLGGFMRESEFLQTLHFNSLRLDDGSVVNMSVPIVLAIDDEQKARIGESKRVALVGSDGNPVAILSDIEIYKHPKEERIARTWGTTAPGLPYVEEAITNAGNWLIGGDLEVLEPVKYNDGLDRFRLSPAELRKELEKRGADAVFAFQLRNPVHNGHALLMTDTRRRLLEMGYKNPILLLHPLGGYTKADDVPLSWRMKQHEKVLEDGVLDPETTVVSIFPSPMHYAGPTEVQWHAKGRINAGANFYIVGRDPAGMGHPVEKRDLYDADHGKKVLSMAPGLERLNILPFRVAAYDKTQGKMAFFDPSRPQDFLFISGTKMRTLAKNKENPPDGFMCPGGWQVLVDYYDSLSPAGKLPEVVPA is encoded by the exons ATGGCTTCCATGTCAGCCGTCCTCAGCAAATCCCCTTTCCTCTCTCAGCCTCTCTCCAAACCTCCATCCTCCTCCGATCTCCCCTCCTTCTCCGCCGCCTCCCTCTCCTTCCCCTTCAAACCCCACCGCCGCGGCGGAGTACCACCAATCCGCGCCGGACTCATCGCCCCCGACGGCGGGAAGCTCGCGGAGCTCGTCGTGGCCGAGCCGCGGCGCCGTGAGAAGAAGCACGAGGCGGCCGAGCTGCCTCGCGTGGAGCTCACGTCGATCGACGTGCAGTGGATGCACGTGCTGAGCGAAGGCTGGGCGAGTCCCCTCGGAGGCTTCATGAGAGAGTCCGAGTTCCTCCAAACTCTTCATTTCAACTCGCTTCGTCTTGACGACGGATCCGTCGTCAACATGTCCGTGCCTATCGTCCTCGCTATCGACGACGAGCAGAAGGCCCGTATCGGCGAGTCCAAGCGCGTCGCGCTTGTTGGCTCCGATGGTAACCCCGTCGCTATCCTCAGCGA CATTGAGATTTACAAACATCCCAAGGAAGAAAGAATAGCAAGAACTTGGGGTACGACAGCTCCAGGTTTGCCTTATGTAGAAGAAGCCATTACCAACGCTGGGAACTGGCTGATTGGGGGTGATCTTGAGGTTCTTGAGCCTGTCAAGTACAATGATGGGCTTGATCGTTTCAGGCTTTCCCCTGCTGAGCTTCGCAAGGAGCTGGAGAAGCGTGGTGCCGATGCTGTCTTTGCTTTCCAGCTTAGGAACCCGGTTCACAACGGTCACGCACTTCTTATGACTGATACTCGGAGGAGACTTCTTGAGATGGGATACAAGAACCCTATCCTTTTGCTTCATCCATTGGGAGGGTACACGAAGGCTGATGATGTTCCTCTGAGTTGGAGGATGAAGCAGCACGAGAAG GTGCTAGAGGACGGTGTTCTTGATCCAGAGACAACAGTGGTTTCCATATTCCCGTCTCCTATGCATTACGCTGGTCCAACCGAAGTGCAGTGGCACGCAAAGGGTAGAATCAATGCAGGTGCTAACTTCTACATTGTGGGCCGTGATCCAGCCGGGATGGGTCACCCAGTTGAAAAACGTGATCTTTACGATGCTGATCATGGAAAGAAAGTACTAAGCATGGCTCCTGGACTTGAAAGACTCAACATCCTTCCTTTCAGG GTTGCCGCATATGACAAGACACAAGGCAAAATGGCTTTCTTTGATCCCTCGAGGCCTCAAGATTTCTTGTTCATCTCCGGCACTAAG ATGCGCACATTGGCCAAGAACAAAGAAAACCCTCCGGATGGATTCATGTGCCCAGGTGGATGGCAAGTTCTTGTTGATTACTATGACAGCTTGTCTCCGGCAGGTAAACTACCGGAAGTGGTTCCAGCCTAA
- the LOC130494840 gene encoding LOW QUALITY PROTEIN: uncharacterized protein LOC130494840 (The sequence of the model RefSeq protein was modified relative to this genomic sequence to represent the inferred CDS: substituted 1 base at 1 genomic stop codon), translating to MRNDSKKRPRKRSQETPSTDLFFQTVNDHSDEETQRIVEFMRKLKQADDETCIFNRFCCAIQCYRSGFKTYSTLKKHLVSILRDHKGLLEEFHQLMSGFASRVIRNNEKKENAESNVERKEEFLKKIKPLGKSVYXAFIIALAFSADIETTLMEQLDEILRDHTTLKEEFETLLGYSRLPKRKRRREESVEVTPSYQIRPEAEVGSSSNEVLNEKMSNLEDKLMKEDMLMHDLAAVIRFGKDALKDPKLSEKPPPGFNRVLDWFCGGKEVPQRYKTHPKLAATYILPIMQTTLEEMTRTKTIRAISVYKRASQNCNVRY from the coding sequence atgAGAAACGACAGCAAGAAGAGACCACGTAAGAGGAGTCAGGAAACACCGTCAACAGACTTGTTTTTTCAAACGGTGAATGATCATTCGGATGAAGAGACTCAAAGAATCGTTGAGTTTATGAGGAAACTGAAACAGGCCGATGATGAAACATGCATCTTCAATCGATTCTGCTGCGCTATTCAGTGTTATCGATCTGGTTTTAAAACCTACAGCACTCTCAAAAAACATCTCGTTTCGATTCTCCGTGATCACAAAGGTTTACTCGAAGAGTTCCATCAGCTTATGTCGGGTTTTGCTTCTCGTGTAATACGAAACAACGAGAAGAAAGAGAACGCGGAATCAAACGTGGAACGTAAGGAAGAGTTCTTGAAGAAAATCAAACCCCTTGGCAAGAGTGTGTACTAAGCGTTTATAATTGCGTTAGCGTTTTCAGCTGATATCGAGACGACTCTGATGGAACAACTCGACGAGATTCTACGCGACCACACGACTCTAAAAGAAGAGTTTGAAACGTTGTTAGGTTATTCCCGTCTACCCAAACGCAAACGCAGACGCGAAGAAAGCGTGGAGGTCACGCCATCGTATCAGATTAGACCTGAAGCTGAAGTGGGATCTTCCTCTAATGAGGTTTTAAACGAGAAAATGAGTAACCTCGAGGACAAACTTATGAAGGAGGACATGCTCATGCATGACCTAGCTGCGGTTATTAGGTTTGGTAAGGATGCTTTGAAAGACCCCAAGCTCTCTGAGAAGCCTCCACCAGGATTTAACAGAGTCTTGGATTGGTTTTGCGGAGGTAAGGAAGTGCCACAAAGATATAAGACACATCCGAAGCTTGCGGCAACATATATCTTACCGATAATGCAGACTACGCTAGAGGAGATGACAAGGACGAAAACAATTAGAGCGATAAGTGTCTATAAGCGTGCGAGTCAGAACTGTAATGTTAGGTACTGA